In Roseofilum casamattae BLCC-M143, a single genomic region encodes these proteins:
- the hpsB gene encoding hormogonium polysaccharide secretion pseudopilin HpsB, with protein sequence MFTPKLKNLHPPSPDAGFTLIESVVAIVLLSVMLVGVAPVIVLSTATRVQARRVEMATQAARAYVDGVRSGVIFPPYMVVELDETTEKTVSGETIQEFDSQRDAVFSAVLPPAGNALGTCVEPGTKPKTLKPENYPYCNNPKEPKAAPTSGAGASSSDVSLYCLDLDLDGKCTGSSHGDLIVQAYRSSGVQDSKALTAAELKGTIKQKNGISEDESMRQGYILGLRVYRADAFDGSGNLKAGTAQRSYGATWDKKAPLVEMTTEIKGTGEATFDSLCGRLGGTCS encoded by the coding sequence ATGTTTACCCCAAAGCTCAAAAACCTCCATCCCCCATCTCCCGATGCTGGGTTTACCCTGATTGAATCCGTGGTTGCGATCGTTCTTCTCAGCGTTATGCTAGTGGGTGTTGCTCCGGTTATCGTCCTCTCCACGGCAACCCGAGTTCAGGCACGGCGCGTCGAGATGGCAACGCAAGCTGCTCGAGCTTATGTGGATGGAGTCCGCTCTGGGGTAATTTTTCCTCCCTATATGGTAGTTGAACTTGATGAAACTACAGAGAAAACCGTCAGTGGCGAGACGATACAGGAATTTGATTCCCAGCGAGATGCGGTATTTTCTGCTGTACTTCCCCCTGCGGGGAATGCTCTAGGAACTTGCGTGGAACCAGGAACTAAGCCCAAAACACTCAAACCTGAAAATTATCCGTATTGCAATAATCCCAAGGAACCGAAAGCAGCCCCAACATCAGGAGCGGGTGCCAGCAGTTCCGATGTAAGCTTGTATTGTCTGGACTTAGATCTTGATGGTAAATGTACGGGTAGCAGTCATGGAGACTTAATCGTGCAAGCTTATCGCAGTTCGGGAGTACAAGACTCGAAAGCTTTGACAGCGGCGGAACTGAAAGGAACGATTAAACAGAAAAATGGCATTTCTGAAGATGAAAGCATGAGACAAGGCTATATCCTTGGATTGCGAGTGTATCGTGCTGATGCGTTTGATGGATCTGGAAACCTGAAAGCTGGCACTGCTCAGAGGTCTTATGGTGCAACGTGGGATAAGAAAGCTCCTTTAGTGGAAATGACGACTGAAATTAAAGGAACGGGAGAGGCAACATTTGACTCTCTCTGCGGCCGCCTCGGCGGGACGTGTTCTTAA
- the hpsC gene encoding hormogonium polysaccharide secretion pseudopilin HpsC — MMRDFLQRLLFYNCKLRRASLSSGSKGGFTLIELLVALVVASIMISTLLGFMVNILTTDRREQAKATTEQEMQSALDYIARDLEQAVYIYDAEGLQEITNGYSTTTATGQSQLETDSDEVYRVPVLVFWKRDVLRADQTINVTKKKGTTIGCLVKSDLKPCNDQDYPVYSLVAYYLMKDKTCGDKWSCAARIGRFEIRDGIQDADGTVQDGTRDSVDYDLFPSKGFKPFVLTGSLEASMNSWEKDDEAFDNNVEVLIDYIDQTTIAEMNNSDNPKHRKQEDCQGVFGFEDDDANNNPQMVPNYENYSQDGITLNKAARDMFKTGSFYACVDSNRTLARVFIRGNSVARIVRNDQIATQAKYRENASAFFPTASIQVQGRGLVNLEKN; from the coding sequence ATGATGAGAGATTTTTTGCAACGACTTTTATTCTACAACTGCAAATTACGGCGCGCATCCTTAAGTTCGGGATCTAAAGGTGGCTTTACTTTAATCGAGCTATTGGTGGCCCTGGTTGTGGCTTCAATTATGATTAGTACTCTGTTAGGGTTTATGGTTAATATCCTGACCACAGACCGTAGGGAACAGGCAAAGGCAACGACGGAACAGGAAATGCAAAGTGCTTTAGATTATATTGCTCGCGATTTAGAGCAAGCAGTATATATCTATGATGCGGAAGGTTTGCAAGAAATTACGAATGGCTATAGTACGACCACAGCCACCGGACAAAGTCAATTAGAGACCGATAGTGATGAGGTTTATAGAGTTCCCGTCTTGGTATTTTGGAAGCGAGATGTTTTGCGAGCCGACCAAACCATTAATGTCACCAAAAAGAAAGGTACAACAATTGGCTGTCTAGTCAAGTCAGATCTAAAACCATGCAACGACCAAGATTACCCGGTTTATTCGCTCGTGGCTTATTACCTGATGAAAGATAAAACATGCGGTGATAAATGGTCTTGTGCGGCTCGTATCGGTCGCTTTGAGATTCGCGATGGTATCCAAGATGCAGATGGGACAGTCCAAGATGGGACGCGCGATAGTGTTGACTACGATTTGTTTCCAAGTAAAGGATTTAAGCCATTTGTTCTGACCGGCAGTTTAGAAGCATCGATGAATAGCTGGGAGAAGGATGATGAAGCATTTGACAACAATGTTGAAGTTTTGATTGACTATATCGACCAAACAACGATCGCAGAGATGAACAACAGCGATAATCCCAAACATCGCAAGCAAGAAGATTGCCAAGGGGTGTTCGGTTTTGAAGATGATGATGCAAACAATAATCCGCAAATGGTTCCCAACTACGAAAACTATAGTCAAGATGGCATCACCTTAAATAAGGCAGCCCGAGATATGTTTAAGACGGGAAGTTTCTACGCTTGCGTTGATTCCAACCGCACTTTAGCTCGAGTCTTTATCCGAGGAAATAGTGTAGCGCGAATCGTTCGGAATGACCAAATTGCTACTCAAGCCAAGTATCGGGAGAACGCCTCAGCATTTTTTCCAACTGCGAGCATTCAAGTGCAAGGACGAGGATTGGTGAATCTGGAGAAAAATTAA
- a CDS encoding pilus assembly FimT family protein → MRLWWMGWLKLRQSEVEGFTLIEVLVAIVIVGILSAMATPTWLGFVRQQRVSAINEDISLALRNAQQKARSTKIAQAVSVRINDSGLAQVAIHEKGADITEINKLDEPTWTNLGNDKGVSGTDVLLFSNLVPNLSSSKNINTLDKSVSSDTYPQPISKDDKGPVTIVFNQFGSLDGDDVAALEFGVRGLVIGVGVPAGSSATKPVKDSERCIKVKTLLGAMELGIGEEECKPWQ, encoded by the coding sequence ATGCGATTATGGTGGATGGGTTGGTTGAAGTTACGCCAATCTGAGGTAGAAGGATTTACCTTAATTGAAGTTCTAGTAGCGATTGTCATTGTCGGAATTCTGAGTGCTATGGCCACGCCAACCTGGCTGGGTTTTGTTCGTCAGCAAAGGGTGAGTGCTATTAATGAAGATATTTCTCTGGCTTTGCGAAATGCTCAACAAAAAGCCAGAAGTACAAAAATTGCTCAGGCGGTGAGCGTACGCATTAATGATAGTGGATTGGCGCAAGTGGCGATTCATGAGAAAGGTGCCGATATTACTGAAATTAACAAGTTAGATGAGCCAACATGGACCAATTTGGGCAACGATAAGGGCGTTTCCGGAACAGATGTTTTGCTGTTCTCGAATTTAGTGCCTAATCTTTCGAGTAGTAAGAATATTAATACTTTAGATAAGAGTGTTAGTTCAGACACTTATCCGCAACCCATATCCAAGGATGATAAGGGACCGGTGACTATCGTTTTTAATCAGTTCGGTAGCCTAGATGGGGATGATGTTGCGGCACTTGAATTTGGAGTAAGGGGATTGGTGATTGGTGTAGGCGTACCAGCAGGGAGCAGCGCAACCAAACCAGTCAAGGATTCCGAGCGTTGTATCAAAGTAAAGACCTTATTGGGAGCAATGGAGTTGGGGATCGGAGAAGAGGAATGCAAACCGTGGCAATAG
- the minC gene encoding septum site-determining protein MinC, which yields MSDPSISPASLTFAVSLDSDALETAANEVPAEPTPPTVTDEQPTEASEETSEIAESLEPQLAPEPILLKDIPVRLKAEGSYFRLILPPEGELTCTWMELSQQIQVLLKGSELLKNLGEATVPLYLLARDRLLDSRQLQGISDLLAPFHLQLERVETQRRQTAIAAVTCGYSVEQMSASDPLKTNSSPTVRLQEDPLYLQTTLRSGVEIRHPGTIIIQGDINPGASAIADGDILVWGRLRGVAHAGSAGNPNCTIMALDMEPTQIRIAGQVARTPKHSLPKPYPEVAYATPEGIRLAAAMDFPKVRYALVTDQEEV from the coding sequence ATGTCCGATCCTTCCATTTCTCCAGCCTCATTAACCTTTGCGGTTAGTTTAGATTCGGATGCTCTAGAAACAGCAGCAAATGAGGTTCCGGCCGAACCGACTCCCCCTACGGTAACCGACGAACAACCGACAGAAGCCTCTGAAGAGACTTCAGAGATAGCAGAATCTCTAGAACCGCAGTTGGCTCCGGAACCGATTCTGTTAAAAGATATTCCCGTTCGCCTGAAGGCGGAAGGGTCTTATTTCCGTTTAATTTTACCTCCAGAAGGGGAACTCACTTGCACTTGGATGGAATTATCGCAACAAATTCAAGTGTTGTTGAAAGGGAGCGAGCTGCTGAAAAACCTGGGAGAAGCAACCGTTCCCCTGTATTTACTCGCCCGAGATCGACTGTTGGACAGCCGACAACTGCAAGGAATTTCCGATCTTCTGGCTCCTTTCCACCTGCAACTGGAGCGAGTTGAAACCCAGCGCCGACAAACGGCGATCGCGGCAGTAACTTGCGGTTATAGTGTGGAGCAAATGAGTGCCAGCGATCCGCTCAAAACCAATAGTTCGCCGACAGTGAGATTGCAAGAAGATCCGCTCTATTTGCAAACCACTTTGCGATCGGGGGTGGAAATTCGTCACCCAGGAACCATTATCATTCAAGGAGATATTAACCCAGGAGCCTCGGCGATCGCCGATGGTGATATCCTCGTGTGGGGACGGTTGCGCGGAGTGGCTCATGCCGGTTCCGCTGGCAATCCCAACTGCACGATTATGGCTCTGGATATGGAACCGACTCAAATTCGCATTGCCGGACAAGTGGCTCGTACTCCCAAACATTCCTTACCTAAACCTTATCCAGAAGTTGCTTATGCCACTCCCGAAGGAATCCGCCTTGCCGCTGCGATGGATTTTCCCAAAGTCCGCTATGCTTTAGTCACTGACCAAGAAGAAGTTTAA